A single Thiohalobacter thiocyanaticus DNA region contains:
- a CDS encoding MbcA/ParS/Xre antitoxin family protein — MLMKRVRQELDHEAVRSGRKTNANMSLFSPETAAKTRVKHRFGGVCDDPLEVLMRDYRFTVDELASLLSMPVTNIEARIRDDEAFRLDSQAEWKLHDILNLANRAREVLAETEKAVRWLHKPNRALGGATPMFRLATPEGIRQIEDVLESVSEGLPG; from the coding sequence ATGCTCATGAAGCGGGTGCGCCAGGAGCTCGATCATGAGGCCGTCCGCTCGGGCCGGAAAACGAATGCGAATATGAGCCTGTTCAGCCCCGAGACGGCAGCCAAGACTCGGGTCAAGCATCGATTTGGGGGCGTGTGCGACGATCCCCTCGAGGTGCTGATGCGGGATTACCGGTTTACGGTGGATGAGCTGGCGAGCCTGCTCAGTATGCCAGTGACCAACATTGAGGCGCGCATCCGGGATGATGAGGCGTTCCGACTCGATTCGCAGGCGGAGTGGAAGCTGCATGACATCCTCAATCTCGCCAACCGGGCACGCGAGGTGCTGGCTGAGACGGAGAAGGCGGTTCGGTGGCTGCACAAGCCGAATCGGGCGCTGGGAGGGGCGACGCCAATGTTTCGGCTGGCTACCCCTGAGGGCATCCGACAGATCGAGGACGTGCTTGAGAGTGTCAGCGAGGGGCTTCCAGGCTAA
- a CDS encoding GNAT family N-acetyltransferase, with protein sequence MREAVRGDLVHIIELYRQLNPQDSVLTDETAQATFDEIMENHWLHLFVLEDKGRVESTCYLSCTPNLTRSARPFGVIENVVTDEQSRGRGFGKRVVKHALDVAWGHSCYKVMLLTGSKKDTTHDFYRSCGLSGNKKRGYVMYYDTSEIQR encoded by the coding sequence GTGCGCGAAGCCGTGCGAGGCGATCTCGTGCATATTATTGAGCTGTATAGACAGCTGAATCCGCAGGATTCTGTTCTCACAGACGAGACCGCACAAGCTACGTTCGACGAAATAATGGAGAATCACTGGCTACACCTGTTTGTGCTCGAGGACAAGGGCAGAGTCGAGTCAACTTGCTATCTCAGTTGCACGCCGAATCTGACCCGGTCAGCTCGCCCGTTTGGTGTAATCGAGAATGTCGTAACGGATGAGCAGTCTCGAGGACGGGGGTTTGGCAAGCGCGTCGTTAAACATGCGCTCGACGTCGCCTGGGGCCACAGTTGTTACAAGGTAATGCTGTTAACAGGATCTAAGAAAGATACCACACATGACTTCTACCGGTCTTGTGGTCTTTCTGGTAACAAAAAACGCGGCTACGTTATGTATTATGACACAAGTGAAATCCAACGATGA
- a CDS encoding helix-turn-helix domain-containing protein, giving the protein MSKIDSAINQLIQEPEAKEAFDEQAAIIRVAQMVREWRKAAQITQTELAERVHTTQTAISRLESSDNESLPNLGTLIEIAHACDQRLLLGAEGIKLEFAEVEKNESSDHHDGNLVAL; this is encoded by the coding sequence ATGTCCAAAATCGATTCGGCAATTAACCAGCTCATCCAGGAACCGGAAGCCAAGGAAGCCTTTGATGAACAGGCGGCGATTATTCGCGTGGCTCAGATGGTCAGAGAGTGGCGCAAAGCAGCCCAGATCACACAAACCGAATTGGCGGAACGAGTGCATACCACGCAGACCGCTATCTCGCGACTCGAGTCAAGCGATAATGAAAGCCTGCCGAATCTCGGCACCCTGATCGAGATTGCGCACGCGTGCGACCAGCGGCTTCTCCTGGGCGCGGAAGGTATTAAGCTCGAGTTCGCCGAAGTGGAGAAGAACGAATCGAGCGACCACCATGACGGCAACCTGGTTGCCCTGTAG
- a CDS encoding GIY-YIG nuclease family protein — MAFGFIYVLVNDSLPYLKVGKTQRSPEQRAAELSSTGVPTPYKVAYSRYVENCDQLELQIHRKLSSKRVSHNREFFTESLTNVVELIESMASPLQESDELPQDWNPLDYIKDLAYSRKEEEERCIDEETLYRNIALKYRDRLFSILEPVNGSIISDGLEVHFEAYNEHDEFGIYIYYRLPELPIFATLHYMDARISYEMLRWSEEDWFCIHIFGESKYEDGMIGLDDENDLPDINVMAKSVLDRFEWATASEVAQRRNRLMPIPELLEKTWIKYENENNSRPAPSPKHELIIDFHELSWPSEYANQAATEIASQFNIPDITVRSWKKAYLDEDIPEEVVTKLNSWLQEQWSPNP; from the coding sequence ATGGCTTTCGGATTTATTTATGTGCTGGTTAATGACTCATTACCATACTTAAAAGTCGGCAAAACACAGCGTAGTCCTGAGCAGAGGGCAGCAGAGCTATCCTCTACCGGTGTTCCAACTCCATACAAAGTCGCATATTCCCGTTATGTAGAAAATTGCGATCAGCTTGAGCTTCAGATACACAGGAAACTCAGTTCCAAACGAGTGAGCCACAACCGGGAGTTTTTTACTGAAAGCCTTACAAATGTTGTCGAACTAATAGAGTCTATGGCATCACCACTACAGGAATCTGATGAATTACCGCAAGACTGGAACCCGCTGGACTACATTAAAGATCTTGCATATTCAAGGAAAGAAGAGGAAGAACGATGCATTGACGAAGAAACCCTCTATCGAAATATTGCTTTGAAATACAGAGACAGACTGTTTTCTATTCTCGAACCTGTAAATGGAAGCATAATTTCAGATGGTCTCGAGGTACATTTTGAAGCATACAATGAACATGACGAATTCGGTATATACATTTATTATCGGCTACCAGAATTACCAATCTTCGCTACATTGCATTATATGGATGCTCGCATCAGTTACGAAATGCTTCGATGGAGCGAAGAAGATTGGTTCTGTATACATATCTTCGGTGAATCCAAGTACGAAGATGGAATGATAGGGCTCGATGATGAAAATGACCTACCTGACATAAACGTTATGGCAAAGTCAGTGCTTGATAGATTCGAATGGGCTACTGCATCAGAGGTAGCACAGCGTCGAAATCGATTGATGCCGATACCTGAGTTATTAGAAAAGACCTGGATAAAATATGAGAATGAAAACAACTCTCGCCCTGCACCATCACCCAAGCATGAGCTAATAATAGATTTTCATGAATTATCATGGCCAAGCGAATATGCAAATCAAGCTGCTACTGAGATCGCATCACAATTTAACATACCTGACATAACAGTCCGATCATGGAAGAAAGCTTATTTAGATGAGGATATACCAGAAGAAGTGGTAACCAAATTAAATTCATGGCTGCAAGAGCAGTGGTCTCCCAACCCATAG
- a CDS encoding metallophosphoesterase, protein MKIQYASDLHLEFGGRKGELLLARTDADVIILAGDISTGVQGILWAGELARERGVPVIYVPGNHEFYGRVHEYALKEMRDAAKEQGVHLLDCDELILDGARYLGATLWTDYRADPEIRQGLAMQECEDMMNDHRRIRTRIGNRYRKFLPKDAADLHIRAREWLAEKLAEPHPGNTVVITHHGPAPACQCPEYPVDALSGAYWSDLTDLFNPQAAQLWIYGHTHGNVDTWVNGVRLVSNQPGYPGETPSGKYNPGRMVAL, encoded by the coding sequence ATGAAAATCCAATACGCCTCGGACCTGCACCTGGAATTTGGCGGCCGCAAGGGCGAGTTGCTGCTCGCCAGGACCGACGCCGATGTCATCATCCTGGCTGGCGATATCAGCACAGGCGTCCAGGGCATCCTCTGGGCCGGCGAGCTCGCCCGGGAGCGTGGCGTGCCGGTGATCTACGTCCCCGGCAACCATGAATTCTATGGCCGGGTGCATGAGTACGCCCTCAAAGAGATGCGTGACGCCGCCAAGGAACAGGGCGTCCATCTGCTGGATTGCGATGAGCTGATCCTCGACGGGGCTCGCTATCTCGGTGCGACCCTGTGGACCGATTACCGGGCCGACCCCGAGATCCGCCAGGGCCTCGCGATGCAGGAATGCGAAGACATGATGAATGACCACCGGCGGATCCGGACCCGGATCGGGAATCGGTACCGGAAATTCCTGCCCAAAGACGCCGCGGACCTGCATATCCGGGCCCGCGAGTGGCTGGCAGAGAAGCTCGCCGAACCCCATCCGGGTAACACCGTGGTGATCACCCATCATGGCCCGGCCCCGGCCTGCCAGTGCCCGGAATACCCGGTGGATGCACTGTCCGGCGCCTATTGGTCGGATCTCACAGACCTGTTCAACCCGCAGGCCGCGCAGCTCTGGATCTATGGCCATACCCACGGGAATGTCGATACCTGGGTCAACGGAGTGCGGCTGGTGTCGAATCAGCCGGGGTATCCGGGGGAGACGCCGTCAGGTAAATATAATCCGGGCAGGATGGTAGCTCTATGA